The Hornefia porci genome contains the following window.
GCCTGCACCTGGGCGTACACCGTATCGGCCTTTACCGTATACTCGAACAGCATGCTGTCCGCCTCGTCATTAATCCTCTCAGCGCTCTCCCGATCCTTCATCGCTTTTGTATTGATGAACACATTCAGAGAAGCCCCCTGCAGAGCCGCCTTAC
Protein-coding sequences here:
- a CDS encoding cyclodeaminase/cyclohydrolase family protein, coding for KAALQGASLNVFINTKAMKDRESAERINDEADSMLFEYTVKADTVYAQVQASLRAGTTEPAKSLISH